In Ailuropoda melanoleuca isolate Jingjing chromosome 4, ASM200744v2, whole genome shotgun sequence, the following proteins share a genomic window:
- the DNAJB8 gene encoding dnaJ homolog subfamily B member 8: MANYYEVLGVQSSASPEDIKKAYRKLALRWHPDKNPDNKEEAEKKFKQVSEAYEVLSDTKKRSVYDRAGCDSWRAGGGASTPYSSPFATGYTFRNPEDIFREFFGGLDPFSFDFWDVPFNSDRAGRGHGLRGAFSAGFGEFPAFMEAFSSFDSLGRAGGGASRTTFSSTSFGGSGAGSSGFKSVMSSTEMVNGHKVTTKRIVENGQERVEVEEDGQLKSVTINGKEQLKWVDNK, encoded by the coding sequence ATGGCCAACTACTACGAAGTGCTGGGGGTGCAGTCGAGCGCCTCCCCGGAGGACATCAAGAAGGCCTACCGAAAGCTGGCCTTGCGCTGGCACCCCGACAAGAACCCCGACAACAAGGAGGAGGCCGAGAAGAAGTTCAAGCAGGTGTCCGAGGCTTACGAGGTCCTGTCCGACACCAAGAAGCGCTCCGTGTACGACCGCGCGGGCTGCGACAGCTGGCGGGCTGGTGGCGGGGCCAGCACCCCCTACAGCAGCCCCTTCGCCACGGGCTACACCTTCCGGAACCCCGAGGACATTTTCCGCGAGTTTTTCGGCGGCCTGGACCCCTTCTCCTTTGACTTCTGGGACGTCCCTTTCAACAGTGACCGCGCAGGCCGGGGCCACGGCCTGAGGGGGGCCTTCTCGGCCGGCTTCGGCGAGTTCCCGGCCTTCATGGAAGCCTTCTCGTCCTTCGACAGCCTGGGCCGGGCCGGCGGCGGGGCCAGCCGCACCACCTTCTCCTCCACTTCCTTCGGCGGCTCCGGCGCCGGCAGCTCGGGCTTCAAGTCGGTGATGTCGTCCACCGAGATGGTCAACGGACACAAGGTCACCACCAAGCGCATCGTGGAGAACGGGCAGGAGCGCGTGGAGGTGGAGGAGGACGGGCAGCTCAAGTCGGTGACCATCAACGGCAAGGAGCAGCTCAAGTGGGTGGACAACAAGTGA